ACTTGGTGTTCCTGTATGCTGTAGCCATCCCTTCCTGCACAGGGGATTTTCCACAGGACAGAGCTGTGGAAATTCCTTATAGACACACACTcataattcattcaacaaatggtcAAGAAGCATATCGTATGTTCAAGACACTATTCTACCAAAGGTAAATCATTGAACAAATTATATTAAGAACTTTTCCCTCAAAAAGTGATTAAATAATTAGTTAACCATATATTCTATCAGATGGTGATGAACATCTATAGGAAACATTAAgcaaggaaggaataaagaggCAATGTGAGACATTGCAATTCTCAACAGAatggtcagggaagacttcaCTGTAAAGATGGGAATTGAGCCATCCCATCTGATGGCAAGGAATCATCAGATGCTTAAGGACTGAGCAACCCAGCTACAGGAAGAGCATATGCAAAGGACCTGGGGAAGGAACATCTCTGGCAGTTTCCAGGACCCCCAGAAGGCGATGCTGGTGTGGCTGAAATGGAGTGAGTGCAGGAAGTGAAAGGAAATGAATTCACAGAGGCAATGAAAACACGTTATACATGGTATCGTAAGCCACAGACAGTCTTTGCTTCTTAGGGCGAGTGACGGGGAAAGCATTGGAAGGTTTTGAGCTAAGAATTATGATCACACTAGGGCTGGTCTGTTGAGAATAGACTACAGAAGGTAAGGGCAGAATAAGAAGGAGGGCACTGCAGTATTCCAGGCGTGAGTGATGGTAGCTTGAGGCAGGGTGGTGGCTGTGCTGACTTAGCATGACGGGTTAGCTTTAATCATCCTGGTCATTCCCATGGTGACTGGTTTGCTACCTCTGGGCCTTGGCCCTGGAAGCCACAGAGGTGTCAGCCAGGTGTAAGCCAGCATCACTTTCTCCATCTGAGTTTTCTGAGGGAGAAAGCAACAGAGCAGGTGGCTGAGGAGCTCTTCAGGTGTGCTCCTAGGGGCACTCTTAACCCAGATGTTCTATTTTAAACTAAGTAGACGTTTCTGGCTGCCTTTTCAGAATCCTTTATGCCCAGTGTGTCTCCCTGGGCAGTGGCCCTGGCTATCATTGTGGTTATTCTGATGATACTCATTGCCATATGCATCTATTGGATCAACaaactccaaaaggaaaaaaagattctgtCAGGGGAAAAGGAGTTTGAACAGGAAACAAGAGAAATTGCTGTAAAGGAACTGGAGAAAGAACGTGTGCAAAAACAGGAGGAACTTCAAGTAAAAGGTAAAAgaggctgagtatggtggctcatggcttgaatcccagcactgtgggaggctgaggcaggcagatcacttgagccctggagttggagaccagcctgggcaataaagtgagaccctgtttaattaaaaaaaaaaaaaagaaagaaaagaaaagaaaaagagtaggaGGACAGTTCACCACCATAGAAAGGACACAACTCTCCCAGGTACCAGCATacagaagagagaggaaatgcacagcagcagcagcaaggacTTGGAACTCTCATGTCCTTGGAATGAATCTCTCAGAGCTTTCATTCTTACACTCTGCCCACCTTGCATTCATTCATCTGGCTACATAAAGTACTAAATGGTTGAGCAAAAGCAAGTGTAACAATGTACTGGTACTACCCAGCCACCTGATCATACATCAGTTCTGGTTTCTGACAGTGCCCTAGGCATGAGGGAAAGGAGATGTTGCTGTTCATAGAAAGGATGGTTCCTGCATTGTTTACTATAAACCCAAGTTCTTTTAGTTCTTCTGTCAAAGAcatgattttctttctgtttgtttttcagagaaaCTTCAAGAAGAATTGCGTAAGTTTAGCCTTTCCTGAACTACTCCATGTACAATTTGAGTTCTGCTCAGTTAGCAACATCTCATGACATTCGTCTCTGTCTGTCCCTTGCAGGATGGAGAAGAACATTCTTACATGCTGGTGAGTGCCTCTGATGTTCCCTCAGATCTCAGCTTTCTCCCCACTAGCCAGCTAACAGGACTTCTTAGAGGAAATGAGCAAGGAGCCCAGGGGAAGGTGGGGACAGCAGGGAACGGGGGTCAGTTCATCAACAGTGCCCCAGCAATTATGCATCATGCCTCTTCTGTCAGGGAATCCTGGCAGCTCTCAGTCAACCCTATGGTTTACATCCCAGGATCCTTTATCTTTTGGAGTAATTTAATGCATGATTACCAGAGGTGTCCCATATATAGTAGCCTTCCTAAGAGTTACATTTCAGTAGTTGTTGTTCTTTGATCCTggataaatttgaaaaaagacaATGCTATCTTAGCAGCTTATATCCTGGGGATGGTGTAGACTGTGCCAAGTTGAAGACCCATGTGGGGAAGAGGCCAGGAGGGTCCCTAGTAAGCCTGACATAAGGGTGTACCAATAGGTGGCCAGAAATGCCTTTCTGCTCCTAAGAGAACACTGATACTTTGTGTATAGCCTGCCAGGGAAGGGGGTTCGGGTGGGTGGGAGAGCACAGAACCCAATTGCCCACTCCCAGTGGGCACTTTTCATCTTATGATTCAGCCCCTCTGCCCGTAAGCACCACAGAATCCAAGCTTTACCAGATACCATGGCACATGGAGCTTTCCTCTTTAGGTGAATTTCAAAATTGCCACTGTCAACTTGGGACAAAATAGCAAATTGTCACAGCCAGACATATTAACTTGGGGAATGGAGGAAATCATTTTAACACAATAGAAAGGTAGACTGAATAAGTAAGAAGAAATACAGATGGGAGAGGTCTGCAGAATGCCCAGAGTCTGGAGCATTTCTTATACCTACAGAAGTGATACGCGAAGACATCAGACCCATGTCGTTGAAGCAAAACTGGATGGGAATAGTTCCTCCCTACATTACCCCTCAGGCAACAGGTTTTCTTTTGGGGACATTAttctccttctttattttttgaagggtgCCCTTGTCAGTCATTTAAGTCAGTTGTGATCTGGTAAAAGGAACACATAGGACCAATGAAGAGACCCTTTACCCTCCAGGATAGTGTGAAGGGAAAGACTCACCTTAGTTGATCcactggggagaggaggagcaggACATAAAGCCTCTGTGCTGGTTTGAGCCAAGTTGGAAAGTTTCTAAGTAAAGAAAATCCCAGAGATCATAGGTCTTCATTtgcggttttgttttgttttgttttgagatgatgtctcgctctgtcacccaggctggagtgccatggcacaatctgggctcactgcaacctctgcctcctgggttcaagcaattcttgtgcctcagcctcctgagtagctgggattacaggtgtgcaccaccatgcccagctaatttttgtatttttagtagagatggggttgcaccatgttgtccaggctggtctcgaactcctgatctcaggtgatccacccgcctcagcctcccaaagtcctgggattacaggcatgagtcaccgtgcctggccagagatTATATGTCTTGAATAGAAAGGGGAACACATCTTAGAATGCTGAGAGAAAGTAAGAATGATTGATTTTACTTCATTTGCTAAACTTGCCGGATTTCTTAGAGCTCTAATTCTTCTCAAACTGAGAGAACTGCTTCTGTCACTGGAAAGACAGACATGCAGCTTCAGTAATTCTCAGTGTGTGAGCTGCCTAGGATCAGAGAGCCTTCATGGAAGTGGCCACTACATGGGGATCCTTCAAACATATCTGAGACCTCTCTGGGGATCAGGAACCACACAATCCCCAGGGTTCCTGAGACCCCAGGCCTAAACCTGAGACTTCCTCTGCAGTCGATGTGGTCCTGGATCCAGACACCGCTCATCCCGATCTCTTCCTGTCGGAGGACCGGAGAAGTGTGAGAAGGTGCCCCTTCAGGCACCTAGGGGAGAGCATGCCTGACAACCCAGAGAGATTCGACAGTCAGCCTTGTGTCCTAGGCCGGGAGAGCTTCGCTTCAGGGAAACAttactgggaggtggaggtggaaaaCGTGATTGAGTGGACTGTGGGGGTCTGTAGAGACAGTGTTGAGAGGAAAGGGGAGGTCCTGCTGATTCCTCAGAATGGCTTCTGGACCTTGGAGATGCATAAAGGGCAATACCGGGCCATGTCCTCCCCTGATAGGATCCTCCCTTTGAAGGAGTCCCTTTGCCGGGTGGGCGTCTTCCTGGACTATGAAGCTGGAGATGTCTCCTTCTACGACATGAAGGACAGATCGCACATCTACACATGTCCCCGTTCAGCCTTTTCCATGCCTGTGAGGCCCTTCTTCAGGTTGGGGTGTGAGGACAACCCCATCTTCATCTGCCCTGCACTCGCAGGAGCCAATGGGGTCACGGTGCCTGAAGAGGGCCTGACACTTCACAGAGTGGGGACCCACCAGAGCCTGTAGAATCAATTCCTTGGTCTCACAGCCATGTAGACAAGCCCTGGTCATCTCAGCAGCCACTGCACAACGCCCCTGGTGGAAGACACGCCCTCCTCCCCTCTGGTCACACAAGAGAACGTCTTCCAGCTGCCTCTTTCACACCCACTCCAGACCTCAGCCCCAGTTTTCTCCTCCTCACTAAGCTGTGTTTTTAGTAGTTCCTTTGCTTGTAACTATGCGATGGGATCCAGGCATAGGGAACTAGTTATTACACAGCTCCCAGCCAAGAAGAAAGTGTGAGAAGTTGATGGGCAGCGAACCTGCTATTTAACATCAGGGTGACCACATTGAGCCCAGTATTCCAGTTGGCACCAGATGATATGGACTTGGAATGAGGCCAACAGGGTTCACCAGGATGTAAGAGGAGAGAGGAATCCACAGGACCACCGGAGAGGAGAGGGAACAAGATATGCAGGTCAGAGATAGAGGAAGTGGAACCAGAGAGCTGGGAGGGACCAAGGTTGTAAGGGTGGCTAAGTCCCACCATAACAGCTAAGGGGACCTGGGAGATGATGGCTCATTTCCACCCAACCCCGGGATTTCCAGAGCGCACATCCACAGGCCTGGACCTGGGATGAAGATGAATGAAGAACATGGATGCACGTGGATGTGGTTTGGCTCAGGTGTCCCTGCAGTTGGCAAGGAGTCAGTACTCAGTCCCTGAGTGTGGCTGAAGTTTGAGGTCCTGGCTGAGCCAAGGAGTAATGGACCAGATCTACCTCAGTATTCAGGTTCAGTGGGGACACTAGTGGCTTCAAACTTCCTGGTCTCATGGTATCTTGAGACATCTTACAAATGATGGAGGATTCcaaagagtttttgtttatttgggttaACATTTGTTGGTATTTATGGCATTTGAGATTGAAactaagaaatgttttaatttattacctttacaacatttttttacattacatacatacatttacaacatttattaatttatgttaaaataacatGAATAAGCCAATTACAGGTTAATATAAGtaaaatgtttgtgaaaaaaGTATGGTatccaaagcaaaataaattttgagaagTGCGGCATTGATTAACTTTTTCCAAATCTAATGTGTGGCTTGAAAGAATATGACTAGATTCTCATATCTGCCTTTATACTCACTCTGTTGAGATATCGTAGACTGTATAGGTTCAGGAAAACTTTATTctagtgacagaatgagattaaaaacaacaaactgtgttttattattaatatgaaaataagatTATTAACCTTGCAGGCCCCTTAAAACAGTTCTGGTCAActaagtgagaccttgtctctaccaaaaacaaacaaaaaaaattaggtgtggtagcgcacgcctgtagtccctgcttcAGGGGACTAAAAAGACTAACTCCAACTccttgcttgagccaggagttggagtttgcagtgagctgtgatcctgccattgcactccagcctaggcaacagagtgagactctgtctccaaaaaccaaaacacaggtcgggcacggtggcttatgcctgtaatcccagcactttaggaagccaaggtgggtggatcacctgaggtcaggagttcaagaccagcctggtcaacatggcaaaaccccatctcactaaaaatacaaaaatta
The nucleotide sequence above comes from Nomascus leucogenys isolate Asia chromosome 8, Asia_NLE_v1, whole genome shotgun sequence. Encoded proteins:
- the BTN2A1 gene encoding butyrophilin subfamily 2 member A1 isoform X1; its protein translation is MEPAAALHFSRPASLLLLLLLLFSLCALVSAQFIVVGPTDPILATVGENTTLRCHLSPEKNAEDMEVRWFRSQFSPAVFVYKGGRQRTEEQMEEYRGKTTFVSKDIRRGSVALVIHNITAQENGTYRCYFQEGRSSDEAILHLVVAGLGSKPHVEMRGHEDGGIRLECTSGGWYPKPLTVWRDPYGGGVVPALKEVSMPDTDGLFMVTTAVIIRDKSVRNMSCSINNTLLGQKKESVIFIPESFMPSVSPWAVALAIIVVILMILIAICIYWINKLQKEKKILSGEKEFEQETREIAVKELEKERVQKQEELQVKEKLQEELRWRRTFLHAVDVVLDPDTAHPDLFLSEDRRSVRRCPFRHLGESMPDNPERFDSQPCVLGRESFASGKHYWEVEVENVIEWTVGVCRDSVERKGEVLLIPQNGFWTLEMHKGQYRAMSSPDRILPLKESLCRVGVFLDYEAGDVSFYDMKDRSHIYTCPRSAFSMPVRPFFRLGCEDNPIFICPALAGANGVTVPEEGLTLHRVGTHQSL
- the BTN2A1 gene encoding butyrophilin subfamily 2 member A1 isoform X2 is translated as MEVRWFRSQFSPAVFVYKGGRQRTEEQMEEYRGKTTFVSKDIRRGSVALVIHNITAQENGTYRCYFQEGRSSDEAILHLVVAGLGSKPHVEMRGHEDGGIRLECTSGGWYPKPLTVWRDPYGGGVVPALKEVSMPDTDGLFMVTTAVIIRDKSVRNMSCSINNTLLGQKKESVIFIPESFMPSVSPWAVALAIIVVILMILIAICIYWINKLQKEKKILSGEKEFEQETREIAVKELEKERVQKQEELQVKEKLQEELRWRRTFLHAVDVVLDPDTAHPDLFLSEDRRSVRRCPFRHLGESMPDNPERFDSQPCVLGRESFASGKHYWEVEVENVIEWTVGVCRDSVERKGEVLLIPQNGFWTLEMHKGQYRAMSSPDRILPLKESLCRVGVFLDYEAGDVSFYDMKDRSHIYTCPRSAFSMPVRPFFRLGCEDNPIFICPALAGANGVTVPEEGLTLHRVGTHQSL
- the BTN2A1 gene encoding butyrophilin subfamily 2 member A1 isoform X4 — translated: MRGHEDGGIRLECTSGGWYPKPLTVWRDPYGGGVVPALKEVSMPDTDGLFMVTTAVIIRDKSVRNMSCSINNTLLGQKKESVIFIPESFMPSVSPWAVALAIIVVILMILIAICIYWINKLQKEKKILSGEKEFEQETREIAVKELEKERVQKQEELQVKEKLQEELRWRRTFLHAVDVVLDPDTAHPDLFLSEDRRSVRRCPFRHLGESMPDNPERFDSQPCVLGRESFASGKHYWEVEVENVIEWTVGVCRDSVERKGEVLLIPQNGFWTLEMHKGQYRAMSSPDRILPLKESLCRVGVFLDYEAGDVSFYDMKDRSHIYTCPRSAFSMPVRPFFRLGCEDNPIFICPALAGANGVTVPEEGLTLHRVGTHQSL